In the Xiamenia xianingshaonis genome, one interval contains:
- a CDS encoding methionyl aminopeptidase, whose product MYDGLKSPQRNDVCWCGSGRKYKKCHLAFDEKLQKLAEEGLEVPPRSLLKTPEDVEGIKRSAAINIGVLDDVAARIGVGTTTEEIDEWVYSYTVDHGGVPADLDYEGYPKSVCTSINEVVCHGIPSEDDVLQSGDIVNVDCSTILDGYFSDSSRMFCIGEVSEERKRLVKVTKEAMEAGIAAVRPWGFLGDVGAAVQAHAEASGYSVVREFGGHGIGFEFHEDPFVSHVARAGTGMVLVPGLVFTIEPMINAGKAAIDMSDPNGWTVRTKDRSDTAQWEVQVLVTEDGCEILSW is encoded by the coding sequence ATGTATGATGGATTGAAAAGCCCGCAGCGCAACGACGTGTGCTGGTGCGGCAGCGGACGGAAGTACAAGAAATGCCACCTGGCCTTCGACGAGAAGCTGCAAAAACTGGCCGAAGAAGGCTTGGAGGTTCCCCCGCGCAGCCTGCTGAAGACGCCTGAGGACGTCGAGGGCATCAAGCGCAGCGCCGCCATCAACATCGGCGTGCTCGACGACGTGGCGGCCCGTATCGGCGTCGGCACGACGACCGAGGAAATCGACGAGTGGGTGTATTCGTACACGGTCGACCACGGCGGCGTTCCGGCCGACCTGGATTACGAGGGGTACCCGAAAAGCGTGTGCACGTCCATCAACGAGGTGGTGTGCCACGGCATCCCCTCAGAGGACGACGTGCTTCAAAGCGGCGACATCGTGAACGTGGACTGCTCGACCATTCTGGATGGCTATTTTTCCGACTCTTCGCGCATGTTCTGCATAGGGGAGGTGTCAGAAGAGCGGAAACGCCTGGTCAAGGTCACGAAAGAAGCTATGGAGGCCGGCATTGCGGCCGTGAGGCCATGGGGCTTTTTGGGGGACGTGGGCGCGGCGGTGCAGGCGCATGCCGAAGCGAGCGGCTATTCGGTCGTGCGCGAGTTCGGCGGGCACGGCATCGGATTCGAATTCCACGAGGACCCGTTCGTCAGCCACGTGGCGCGCGCGGGCACCGGCATGGTGCTTGTGCCGGGGCTGGTGTTCACCATCGAACCGATGATCAACGCCGGCAAGGCGGCCATCGACATGAGCGATCCCAACGGCTGGACCGTGCGCACGAAAGACCGCTCGGACACCGCCCAGTGGGAAGTGCAAGTGCTCGTCACTGAAGACGGCTGCGAGATTCTGAGCTGGTAA